GGGCTGGCCGGGCCACTGCATCGATATTCTGGCGGTATTCGCTACGCTTTTCGGTCTCGCCACCTCGCTGGGCTTGGGTGCCACTCAGGCCGCCGCGGGCCTCACCTATCTTTTCGGCGCGCCGGAAAGCGACATCACCATGATTCTTTTGATCGTGGGTATCACCTGCGTGGCGATCTGCTCGATCGTGGCTGGCGTGGATAAGGGCGTTCAGCTGCTGTCCAAGATCAACATCGCCCTGGCCGCCGGGCTTTTGTTCTTCGTGATCGCCGTTGGCCCGACGCTGTTCATCGCCACTGGCTTCTTCGAGAACCTGTTCAACTACGTCGTCAATTTGCCGGCGCTCTCCAACCCCTTCGGCCGTGAAGACGTTGGCTTCACTCATGGCTGGACTGCCTTCTACTGGGCCTGGTGGATCTCCTGGTCTCCGTACGTCGGCATGTTCATCGCCCGCGTATCGCGCGGCCGCACGGTGCGTGAATTCCTGATCTCGGTATTGATCGTCCCGTCCGTCGTCTCGGTTCTCTGGATGACCACCTTCGGGGGTACTGCGATCGATCAGTACGTAAGCCAAGGGATCGAAACGGTGCGCGACGCCGGCGTCGACCTGCAGCTCTTCTTGATGTTGGAACAGCTGCCGCTGTCGGATATCACCTCCTTCATCGCCATCGTGCTGGTCATCGTGTTCTTCGTGACCTCATCGGACTCCGGTTCGCTGGTCATCGATTCGATCACCGCTGGCGGCAAGGTCGACTCGCCGATCCCCCAGCGTGTGTTCTGGGCCTCCATCGAGGGTGCGATCGCCATCGCGCTGCTGCTCGGCGGTGGCCTGACGGCGCTGCAAACCATGGCGGTCTCTACCGGCCTGCCCTTCGCGTTTATCCTGCTGGTGTCGTGCTACGCCATCATCAAGGGTTTGATGAGCGAACCCAAGGCGGTTTAATCGCAAGCCGTACGAAAACGGGCAGCCTCAGGGCTGCCCGTTTTTTTACGTGCGGTGAAAATGGCGCCAACGTGCGGTCAGGCAGGGCCCGGGAGTCCATGACCGGCCTGGGTTCTGTCTGAAAAGTCGGCGAGCGAAGACAGGACAAGGCAAAAATGGGCGAAGAAACGGAGTTTACAGTGAGTAAATGAGTATTCTGAGCCAATTTTTAACGCCGTATTGTCGAGCGCAGGCACTTTTCAGACAGAACCTGGTGAAAAGCCGTACCGCCCGTCAGGTAACCACCGCGTTTACGAATTAATTTCTTTACAAACCATATTCATGGAGGCGCAAAAGTATAATTATTGTTAATATACTGCGCAACAAACACGACACGCCGTCAAGGCGTGTTTTTTTATGCAAAGCGCAGAGGTAGCCGTGGACAAGCAAGAACCCAATCACTCATCGGACGAGCCGGCGTCAGACGGTATACCCGCCCCCGAAGGGGCAGCGAATTTGATCGATACCGATTACGTCGTGGGTCAGGACAACTTCACGACCAACAAGATGGGGATCAACCTCGACCTTCACGGTAAGGTATTTAGTATCTCCGCCGTGATCGTGCTGCTGTTCGTGGTATTGACGCTGGCGCTGCAGGATACCATTGCGCCCGTCTACGACGCCATTTTCGACTTTCTGACCGGCAATCTTTCCTGGTTCTTTATCGCCGTGGCCAATGTTTTTGTCATTTTATGCATTGGTTTGATTTTTTCACCGCTTGGCAAGATACGCCTGGGGGGAACCAACGCAAAGCCTGACTATACCTACATGGGCTGGTTTTCGATGCTGTTTGCCGCCGGTATGGGCATCGGCTTGATGTTCTTTGCAGTCAACGAGCCGCTCACCCATTTTGGAACCTCTTTTGATGGCGACGGCTGGGCGCCTCTGGGCGGTGCCGAGGGAGATACGGCGGCGGCGACGTCGCTTGCCATGGCCGCCACTATCTATCACTGGGGTCTGCATCCCTGGGCGATCTACGCCATCGTGGCCCTTTCACTGGCGCTGTTCTCGTTCAACAAGGGGTTGCCGCTTTCGATCCG
The window above is part of the Halomonas sp. GD1P12 genome. Proteins encoded here:
- a CDS encoding BCCT family transporter, with the translated sequence MENEKPNQPKEEPVGEGIPSPDGPANLIDTDYVIGQDNFTAEKMGLRLDLHGKVFTISSIVVTLFVVLTLALQDNISFIYDAIFGFLTGNLSWFFILTANVFVILCLGLIVSPLGKIRIGGANAKPDFTYMGWFSMLFAAGMGIGLMFFGVSEPLTHFGTSIEGGSGAPLSGAEGDAAGATALAMAATIFHWGLHPWAIYAVVALSLALFAFNKGLPLSMRSVFYPILGERVWGWPGHCIDILAVFATLFGLATSLGLGATQAAAGLTYLFGAPESDITMILLIVGITCVAICSIVAGVDKGVQLLSKINIALAAGLLFFVIAVGPTLFIATGFFENLFNYVVNLPALSNPFGREDVGFTHGWTAFYWAWWISWSPYVGMFIARVSRGRTVREFLISVLIVPSVVSVLWMTTFGGTAIDQYVSQGIETVRDAGVDLQLFLMLEQLPLSDITSFIAIVLVIVFFVTSSDSGSLVIDSITAGGKVDSPIPQRVFWASIEGAIAIALLLGGGLTALQTMAVSTGLPFAFILLVSCYAIIKGLMSEPKAV